Proteins co-encoded in one Malus sylvestris chromosome 9, drMalSylv7.2, whole genome shotgun sequence genomic window:
- the LOC126582282 gene encoding uncharacterized protein LOC126582282 isoform X2, with product MVTNSSSRSRSTLSTTYPTLRFVRSQYRRRFHTLFVDDDDLTQILSRFEENSSSSFEFTMRMLTLLINCSFCSIGVHCLCQLKFLDYNGSEFLIHWIWSVQGEPFSLYAEEEPFIVAHLCYRDLIQIGGFGGVAGVHVIFIRNKNHFSGYIETCKKLFSTNILGFNFSTNM from the exons ATGGTCACCAACTCCAGTTCGAGATCGAGAAGCACTCTGTCAACGACATACCCGACGCTAAGATTCGTAAGGTCTCAATATCGAAGAAGATTTCATACGCTCTTTGTCGACGATGACGACCTGACGCAAATCCTGTCTCGATTTGAAGAAAATTCTTCAAGCAGCTTTGAATTCACG ATGAGGATGTTGACATTGTTAATTAATTGCAGTTTTTGTTCTATTGGTGTCCATTGTCTTTGTCAGCTTAAGTTCTTGGACTACAATGGGAG TGAGTTTCTCATTCACTGGATATGGAGTGTTCAAGGTGAACCTTTTTCTCTAT ACGCGGAAGAAGAACCATTCATAGTTGCACATCTATGTTACAGAGATTTgattcaaattggtggatttgg GGGTGTTGCAGGTGTCCATGTCATATTCATAAGGAATAAGAACCATTTTTCTGGATATATTGAAACATGTAAGAAATTGTTCTCTACTAACATATTAGGGTTTAATTTCTCTACTAACATGTAA
- the LOC126582282 gene encoding uncharacterized protein LOC126582282 isoform X4, protein MVTNSSSRSRSTLSTTYPTLRFVRSQYRRRFHTLFVDDDDLTQILSRFEENSSSSFEFTMRMLTLLINCSFCSIGVHCLCQLKFLDYNGSEFLIHWIWSVQGEPFSLYAEEEPFIVAHLCYRDLIQIGGFGGVAGVHVIKEKEPFFWIY, encoded by the exons ATGGTCACCAACTCCAGTTCGAGATCGAGAAGCACTCTGTCAACGACATACCCGACGCTAAGATTCGTAAGGTCTCAATATCGAAGAAGATTTCATACGCTCTTTGTCGACGATGACGACCTGACGCAAATCCTGTCTCGATTTGAAGAAAATTCTTCAAGCAGCTTTGAATTCACG ATGAGGATGTTGACATTGTTAATTAATTGCAGTTTTTGTTCTATTGGTGTCCATTGTCTTTGTCAGCTTAAGTTCTTGGACTACAATGGGAG TGAGTTTCTCATTCACTGGATATGGAGTGTTCAAGGTGAACCTTTTTCTCTAT ACGCGGAAGAAGAACCATTCATAGTTGCACATCTATGTTACAGAGATTTgattcaaattggtggatttgg GGGTGTTGCAGGTGTCCATGTCATTAAGGAAAAAGAACCATTTTTCTGGATATATTGA
- the LOC126582282 gene encoding uncharacterized protein LOC126582282 isoform X3 has protein sequence MVTNSSSRSRSTLSTTYPTLRFVRSQYRRRFHTLFVDDDDLTQILSRFEENSSSSFEFTMRMLTLLINCSFCSIGVHCLCQLKFLDYNGSEFLIHWIWSVQGEPFSLYAEEEPFIVAHLCYRDLIQIGGFGGVAGVHVIFIRNKNHFSGYIETCEHLTDLSWTS, from the exons ATGGTCACCAACTCCAGTTCGAGATCGAGAAGCACTCTGTCAACGACATACCCGACGCTAAGATTCGTAAGGTCTCAATATCGAAGAAGATTTCATACGCTCTTTGTCGACGATGACGACCTGACGCAAATCCTGTCTCGATTTGAAGAAAATTCTTCAAGCAGCTTTGAATTCACG ATGAGGATGTTGACATTGTTAATTAATTGCAGTTTTTGTTCTATTGGTGTCCATTGTCTTTGTCAGCTTAAGTTCTTGGACTACAATGGGAG TGAGTTTCTCATTCACTGGATATGGAGTGTTCAAGGTGAACCTTTTTCTCTAT ACGCGGAAGAAGAACCATTCATAGTTGCACATCTATGTTACAGAGATTTgattcaaattggtggatttgg GGGTGTTGCAGGTGTCCATGTCATATTCATAAGGAATAAGAACCATTTTTCTGGATATATTGAAACAT GTGAACATTTAACAGATTTATCATGGACAagttaa
- the LOC126582284 gene encoding profilin-1, giving the protein MSWQAYVDDHLMCDIDGHHLTAAAILGHDGSVWAHSSTFPKFKPEEITAIMKDFDEPGSLAPTGLHLGGTKYMVIQGEGGAVIRGKKGSGGVTVKKTGQALVFGIYEEPLTPGQCNMIVERLGDYLIDQGL; this is encoded by the exons ATGTCGTGGCAGGCGTACGTCGACGATCACTTGATGTGCGACATCGACGGCCACCATCTGACAGCCGCGGCCATCCTCGGCCACGACGGTAGTGTGTGGGCCCATAGCTCCACCTTCCCTAAG TTTAAGCCGGAAGAGATTACGGCGATAATGAAAGATTTTGATGAGCCAGGGTCTCTTGCCCCAACTGGATTACACCTTGGTGGGACAAAGTACATGGTTATTCAGGGCGAGGGCGGAGCTGTGATTCGTGGCAAGaag GGCTCTGGTGGCGTAACTGTGAAGAAAACCGGCCAAGCTCTGGTTTTCGGTATATATGAGGAGCCCTTGACTCCAGGACAATGTAATATGATTGTGGAGAGGTTGGGAGACTACCTGATTGATCAAGGCCTATAA